The region ACCCCCTCCCCGACGGCCTCGACGACGCCACTGCCGTCCTGGCCGGGCACGATCTCGGGGAAGGCGAGCTCACCCATGCCGCCGGCGCGGAACTTCCAGTCGGTCGGGTTCACGCCGGCCCGGACGATCCGCACGCGCACCTCGCCGGGCCCGGGCTCCGGGACCTCTCGCTCGACCAGCTCGAGCACCGAGGAGTCGCCGCTCTCGGTGTAGACCACAGCACGCATCACGTCTTCTTCCGTCGGGGGGGACCTGTCCGTCGATGACAACACAGACGCCCCGCTGCCTATGCCGCAGGGAGAACCAACCGTCCCGTTGGGCTCGGCGCCATGGGCGAGAAGGGGGCGGCGACACGGGCAGAGGTCTTTGGCACGGTGATCGCCCTGTCGATGACGTGGTCGCCGGCCAGCACGACCTTCGCCCCCACGTCAGGGTGAGCCGATGACCGGAGCGCACGCCTAGCGTCGAGGGTCCGGGGCACTAGAAGGAGGACCGCGTGGGACACCAGCCACCGAAGGACGTCCAGGAGTCAGCTCAGCGCGCAGTGCGGTGGATCGAGGACGACAAGGCCGGCAAGGGCTTCACCGACACCGGCCGTCGCCGCGCCTCCCAGCTGGCCGACGGCAAGGAGGTGAGCGACGAGGTCGTGCGGAAGATCCAGGCCTACTTCGCGCGGCACACGGTGGACAAGGACGCCGAAGGCTTCTCGCAGGGTGATGACGGGTTCCCGTCCCCCGGGCGAGTGGCGTGGGACGCCTGGGGCGGCGACGCGGGTGAGCGGTGGGTCGGCACGATCGACCTCGACTGACCTCCGTGACGGCGGCCGCCGAGCCGACGCCATCAGGACCTCCACGCCCGAGGAGCACGGATCGATGAACCGTCTGACCGCCGCGGTGCTGCGGCACCGCGTGATCGTCGCCGTGGCCTGGCTCGCGATCGCGATCGCCGGCGGAGCGACAGCGTCCACGACCGTCGACCGCCTGACCTTCGACTTCGACCTCCCCGGACAGCCGGCCTACGAGACCAACCAGCGGATCGTCGACGAGTTCGGCAACGGCGGGCTCACCGACCCCCTGCTCCTCGTGGTCGAGGGCGACGACGCGGCCTCCCGCGCTGACGAGGTGGCCCAGGAGGTCCGCTCGGCGGTCCCAGGGACCCGCACGGTCTCCCCCGGCGACGAGGGCGCTGACGTCCTGGCCACCGATGCTGGCTCGGCGGTGGTCGTGGCCTACGCGCCGCTCACCCCCGGCCCCGAGTCGTACGCCGAGGCGCAGCCCGCGCTCGAGCAGGTCGCGGAGGCCGCGTCCGGTGATGGCACCACGGTCACGCTGACGGGCTTCTCGGTGCTCGAGGAAGGCGGTGGCGACGACCGCGGCCTGATCGTGGAGGTGCTGATCGGCGGGATCGGCGCGCTCGTCGTGCTGGCGCTCGTCTTCGGGTCGCTGCTCGCCGGGCTGCCCCTGCTGGTGGCCGCGGTCTCCATCCTGGGCACCTTCCTGGCCCTGCTGGGCCTCACCCACCTGACCGACGTCTCGGCCGTCGTGGAATACCTCATCGCGCTCATCGGCCTCGGCGTGGCCATCGACTACTCCCTCCTGGTCGTGACGAGGTGGCGCGAGGAGTCGGCCAAGGGGGTGGCCAACGACGAGGCGATCGGCGCGGCCATGGCGACCGCCGGCCGGTCGGTGGTGTTCAACGGCGTCACCGTGGCGGTGTCCCTCGCGGCGCTCGTGCTGGTGCCGATCCCGTTCCTGCGGAGCATCGGGCTCGGCGGCCTCCTGATCCCGCTCTTCAGCGTCGCCGTGTCCCTCACCCTGGTGCCGGCCCTGCTCAGCGCGGTGGGTCCGCGCATGAACTGGCCGCGCCGCAAGCCCGCGGTGACGCGGAGCCGGCTGTGGGCCGCGATCGCGACCCGGGTGCTGCGTCGGCGATGGCTGACCGTCATCGGCTCCGTGGTCGTGCTGCTCGCGCTCGCCGCTCCCGTGCTCGGCCTCACGCTCGGCACCGCGCAGCTCAGCGGCCTGGCCAACGGCTCGGCGGCCTCGCGCGCGCTCGTCGACGCTGTCGCCGACGGCGTGCCCGCAGGCGTCGTACGCCCGACGGAGGTCCTCGCGTCCGAGAGAGACGTGCCGGGAGCCGTCGAGCAGCTGACGGGCCTCGACGGGGTCGCCGCGGTCGTCGCGCCCCCGGGGCAGGAGTGGTCGGCGGACCGGCAGTCGCTGCTCCAGGTCTGGACCGACACCGACCCCACCACCGAGACCGGACGCGCCACCCTGCAGCGCGTCCGGGACGAGGCCGACGGCCTCGGCGTCGCCGTCGGTGGCACTCCGGCCGAGGACGCGGACTTCATCGCGGCCGTCTACGGCAAGGCGGGCTGGGTCGTGCTCGGGGTCGCCGTCGTGACCTTCCTGCTCCTCGCCCGCGCGCTGCGGTCGTTCTGGCTCCCCCTCAAGGCGCTGGCGCTCAACGCGCTGTCCCTGGCCGCCGCCTACGGCGTCACCGTCCTCATCTGGCAGGACGGGCGCGGCACCGAGCTCCTCTTCGACCGGACGGCGACGGGGGCCGTCACGATCTGGGTGCCGATCGCGGCGTTCGCCTTCCTCTTCGGGCTCTCGATGGACTACGAGGTCTTCATCCTCTCCCGCATGCGTGAGGAGTACGACGACCTGATGGCCGCCTCCACCTCGTCCGCGGGTGCCAGCACCGAGCGCGAGGCCACCGACCGAGCCGTCGTGGAGGGGATCGCCAGCACGGGACGACTCGTCACCTCCGCCGCCCTGATCCTGTTCTTCGCCTTCATCGCCCTCTCCACGGTGCCGACCGTCGAGGTGAAGGTGCTGGCCACCGCCCTGGCGCTCGGCATCGCCATCGACGCCGTCATCGTCCGGGGCCTGCTGGCCCCGGCCCTCGTCGGCGTGCTCGGGCGCGCCAACTGGACCATCCCGCGCGTCCTGTCACGCGCACTCCTGCTCCGTCCCTCGGAGCCACGACACCTGGGGACCCCGGGGCACGTCGACCCGCGGCACTCCGCTGGCAGGTCGTCGGGGCGACGCGGTCGGTGACGCGACGCCTGCTGACCCGGGGCCTCGCCGAGGCAGTCGTCAGTCGGCGCGGCCCTGGCTCGACGCGGCGAAGTTGACACTGATGCGCGGCCCGGTCGGCGAAGTCTGCTTGGGGACGCAGTGCCTCCAGTCCGACTGGCAGCGCCCGCCCATCACGATCAGGTCGCCGGCGAGCGGGCGGAACGTCGAGCTGGGACCTCCATCTGCCGGCCGGATGAGGAACCGGCGACTCGCGCCGAGGCTCAGGACCGGCACCACGCACTCGCGCCGTCGCGTCGAGGCGCCGTCTCCGTGCCATCCGGTGCTGTCGCGGTTGTCGCGGTAGAGGTTGACCCACAGGTGGTCGTAGGTCACGCCGTAGTGCGAGGTGAGTGCCTGCGCCGCCTCCAGCAGGAGGGCCGGCGCGGTCGCCAGGTCGTCGTACTGCGCCGTCAGCCGTGGCTCGACCGTCCGCTCGCCGTACATCCAACGACGGCGCTGCTCCCACGCCCCGCCTTGGAGCAGCTCGTCGAAGAGGCTGTCGGCGCCCGTGAGCCAGCTCGGCACGTGCTCGACCCACGAGTGCTCGTCGAGCCTCACCCGGTGAGCGGTCGCGAAGCTCTCGTCGACACCCGGAACGCCCGGGCGTCCGTCGTCGCCGAACAACGGCAGAGCGGTGTCGGTCACGACACCATCACTACCCGACGCCACCGACAGCGGCATCCGGGCGCGGGATCCTCCTGGGCGCCATTGGACCGTGCGGTGTGGGGGGACTGATGTGGACGAGCCCCATCCGCCGACCGCCTAGGCTCGAGTGATGACGTCCACCCTCGAGCCCCTCTCGGCCGCAGAGGTCTACCTGCTCGGGCTCGAGCCCCGGCGCACGCGCCGGTGGGGCCGGCTCGTCGCCGGCGCGCTCGACCTGTGGTGCGCCACCACGGGTGGACGGTTCGAGCTGACCGGCGAGGGGTACGTCGTGGTGCGGCTGCGCAGCGACGGCGCGCTCGAGCTGCGACTGCCGGTGGGCGGTGCGGAGGCTGCGGCCGAGCTGATGGGCATCCTGCGCCACCAGCTCGACACGATGGCACCGGACGAGTTCCGCCTCGCCTGGGGTCTGGGCTAGCCGAGCGGCCGCCGGAAGACGAATCGTCGGAACAGGTAGAAGCGCGCGCCGAGTCCGAGCGCGAGGCCGATCACGTTGGCCGCGATGTTGTCCGACACCGGGTCGTCGAGACCCAGCACGTCGCGACTGACGACCAGGCACGCGATCGGCAGCGACATGGTGACCAGGTTGATCAGGACGTACGCCACCCGTCCGCCGTCCGCCTGACGTGGCGGGCGGTCCCTGAACGCCCAGCTCCTGGCGCCGCGGTAGCTGATCACCATGCCCACGGTGTTGGCCAGGACGTACGCAAGGACCGGTCGATCGCTGAGGAGCGCGCGGTCCCCGGCGCCCCAGCCGTGCACCAGCCCGTTGAAGAGGACGAAGGCGACGACCGTGGCCACGCCGCCCACCGTGAGGAAGCGACCCAGCTCGGCCAGCACGCGCTGGTGGCGGCTTCCGACGAGGATCGAGGCGGATGCCGCGTCGCGCGCCGACGGAACCGACTCCCGCCTCACGGCCGCGGGGGAGGGGACGGTGGCACGCACATCAGGGCTGAACGCCAGCGACCGGGGACTATTCCCCGTGTCGCGCGAATCACGGACCACTCCGTGGGAGAGCTGTTCCACGAAGGCGCAGAAGACTCCCCCGGGGTCTCGGGTCCCCGGGGGAGTCAGAGCCGCCTGTCAGAATCGAACTGACGACCTAGTCATTACGAGTGACTCGCTCTACCGACTGAGCTAAGGCGGCAAGGCCCTCGAGCCGTGCTCGGAGGACCGCGAGAGAGTATACGGAGCGTCGAGGCGGGACTGAAATCACCGGGTGCGTGGTTGGGTTCGAGGTAGGAACCCCACCCCACCAGAGGAGACACGATGCCCACTCGCACTGCACGCACCGCTTGGAACGGCGGGCTCCAGGACGGCTCCGGCCAGGTCGAGCTGACCAGCTCCGGCGTCGGGACCTACGACGTCTCGTTCCCCAAGCGCGCGGCGGAGGACGCCGGCGGCACGACGAGCCCCGAGGAGCTCATCGCGGCCGCGCACTCCTCCTGCTACGCCATGCAGTTCTCGGCGCTCATCGCCGAGGCCGGCGGCACGCCGCAGGCGCTCGAGGTCACCGCCGACGTCTCGCTCGGTGAGGACAAGGAGGCCGGCGGCTTCAAGCTCACCGGCATCAAGCTCACCGTCCGCGGCGAGGTCGAGGGGCTCGACGACGCCGGCTTCAAGGAGGCTGCCGAGAAGGCCAAGGCCGGCTGCCCGGTCAGCAAGGCGCTCACCGGCGTCGACATCACGCTCGACGCCGCTCTGGAGTCCTGAGCCAGCGAAGCCCTTGGTTTCGACACGCTCGCTGGCGCTCGCTGCTCAACCAGCGGGCGCCAGCGGGTCTGCTCGACCAGCGGGCGTCAGCAGGTCGTCCCGTCGTCGGGGACTGTCCCGTCCACCAGGTAGTCCTCGACGACGGCGTTGATGCAGTCGTTGCCGGCGTTGTAGGCCGTGTGGCCGTCACCGTCGCGCGTGACGAGCACGCCGGAGTCGAGCTGCGCGGAGAGCGCCTCGGCCCACTTCAACGGCGTCGCCGGGTCGCGCGTCGTACCGAGCACGAGGATCGGAGCGGCCCCCGCCCCGCGGATGTCGAGCGGCTCCTCGCTCGAGGTGACCGCGACCCCGCGGCAGCCGGTCATCCCCCACGCGAAGACGTCGCCGAAGGTGGGCGAGGCCTGCTCGAACTCCCCGAAGAGCGAGGGAACCTTCGCGAACGGCACCGACGTCGGGTCGTCGAGGCAGTTGATGGCGTAGTTGGCCTCGATCGAGTTGTCGCTGTAGGACCCGCCGCTGGTGCGTGAGGAGTACGCGTCCGCGAGCTGCATCAGCGCCGACCCCTGGCCGTCGATCGCCGAGCCGAGCGCGGTGCTCAGCAGGAACCAGTAGTCGCGGTTGTAGAGCGGCGCGATGATCCCGTAGAACGCGTTGCCGACGGTCAGCTCACGGTCCCCGGCCGGCAGCGGCTCCTCCTCGATCGAGTCGAGGAGGTCGCTGATCGTGGTGAGGCCCTCGTCGACGGTGTCGCCGAGGAAGCAGTTGTCGGTGGAGTCGAGGCAGTTCTGCACGTAGGCGCGCAGCGCGGTCTCGAAGCCGGCGGCCTGGTCGAGCGCCGCGGACTTCGCGTCGAGCGAGACGTCGACGGCGCCGTCGAGCACGAAGCGGCCGACCCGATCGGGGAACAACTCGGCGTAGGTCGCGCCCAGCTTGGTGCCGTACGACGCACCGAAGTAGGTCAGCTGCTCCTCGCCGAGCGCCGAGCGCAGGACGTCCATGTCGCGCGCCGCCTCGATCGTGGTGACGTGGCCGATGATCGCGTCGCTGTTGGCCACGCAGTCGGCGCCGTAGGACATCACGCCGGCGCGGTAGTCGGCGACCTCCGCGGGGGTGTCCGGGGTCGGGTCGCCGGCCAGGTAGGCGTCGAGCTGGGCGTCGGTCAGGCAGTCGACCGGGTCGGACCGGCCGGTGCCACGCGGGTCGAAGCCGACGACGTCGTAGCCCTGCAGGACCGGCTCGCGGAAGACGCGGCCGGCCAGGGAGGCGTACGTCGTCCCGGGTGCGCCGGGGCCGCCCGGGTTCACCACCAGGGAGCCGATGCGCTTGCCGGTGGCGGGCACCCGCAGCAGGTTGAGCTCGAAGGTCTCGCCCTGCGGGTCGGCGTAGTCGATCGGCACGGTCAGGGTGCCGCAGTCCTGGTCGGCGTTGGCCTCGCACGGCTGCCAGTCGATGCGCTGGGCGTAGAGGTCGGCCAGGTCGGACGCGGGCGCCTCGGTGACCGACGCGGGCGGCGCGGTCGTCGGCGACGGGGTGGGCGTGGGGCGGGGAGCGTCGGTCGAACCGCCCTGGAACGACAGTCCCACGGCGACGACGGTGACGAGGACCACCGCCAGCACGACCAGCAGGGCCAGGACCTTCTTCATCATCGAGGTGTCACCGATGTCCTCCGGGCAGTCGCAGGGCGACGGCCATCGACTCGAGCGCCAGCAGCGGCGGCACGTTGAACTCCAGCATCTGGTCGCGGGCGGTGAAGATCGCGTCGATCATCCGCAGCAGCTCGTCGGGCGAGGCGGCACGGGCGACGACCTGCACGTCGGCGCGCAGCTCCTCGTTGACCAGCTGTCCCGGCGCCCCGACGGACAGGGCGATCGCGTCGCGGTAGACCGAGACGAGGTCCATCAGGGCGCGGTCGATCACGTCGAGCACGCGGCGCTTGGCCTTCTGCTTCTGCAGCTTCTCCAGCCCGCTGAGCGCGGCCTTGTAGGAGCGGCTGGCGAGGTCCTTGCGCTCGCTGCCGAAGATCGCCTGGAGCTCACCGAGCTCGCGCTTCTCGGCGTCCGCGGTGATCGCCTCGGTCTCCTCCTTGGCGAGGTCGGCGAGGTTGGTCGCCGCCGTCATGCAGGCGCCGAGGGTCGTCAGCCGGGCCGGGATGCTGACCACCTCGCGCCGGCGCGAGCGGGTGTCCTCGTCGAGCGCCAGCGCGCGCGCCCGGCCGATGTGGCCCTGGCTGGCACGCGCCGCGAAGCTGGCGATCGTCTCGGAGACCCCGTCGTTGCGGGCCAGGAAGCGGGCCACGTCCTCGGTGCCGGGCGTCGCGAGGGTCAGCGTGCGACAGCGTGAGCGGATCGTCGGCAGGACGTCCTGCACCGTCGGCGCGCACAGCAGCCACACCGTCTTCGGCGTCGGCTCCTCGATGGCCTTGAGCAGCGCGTTTCCGGTGCGGGGGTTCTCCGGCGTGCCGAGGCGGTCGGCGTCCTCGATCACGACGATCTGCCAGCGCCCGATCGACGGGAACTTCGCCGCCGACTGCACCAGGTCGCGCATGTCGTTGACGTAGAGCACCGACGTCTCGGACCGCACCCAGGTGATGTCGGGGTGCGAGCCCTTCATCCCGAGCCGGCACGCCTCGCAGTGACCGCACCCGCTCTGCGTCTCGCACTGGAGCGCGGTGGCGAAGGCGCGTGCGACGTTGGAGCGGCCGGACCCGGGCGGACCGGTGACCAGCCACGCGTGGGTCATGCCGTGCCCGGCGGCGGCCTCCTTGAGCAGCTCGATCGTGGGGCGCTGCCCGACCAGGTCGTCCCACACGGAGGTGGTCGTCGTCGTCATCGGCCCTCCAGCATCGGCTCGATCCGCACCCGGACGGCGGAGGCGATCTCGTCGATCGGAGCACGCGCGTCCAGGACGACGTAGTGGTCGGGGTCGGCGGCGGCGAGGTCGAGGAAGCCCTGCCGCACGCGCTGGTGGAACTCCAGCGACTGCCCCTCGATCCGGTCGCGCTCCTCGAACCGTCCGAGCCCGGTCTCGGGCTCGAGGTCGAGCACGACGGTGAGGTGGGGACGCAGGTCGCCGGTGGCCCAGCGGGCGACGGCCTCGACCTCGGCGACGTCGAGGGTGCGGCCGGCGCCTTGGTAGGCCAGCGTCGAGTCGACGTAGCGATCGGTGATGACGACCTCGTCGCGCGCGAGTGCCGGCAGCACGACGTGGTCGACGTGCTCGGCCTTGTCAGCGGCGTAGAGCAACGCCTCCGTGCGGTCGGACAGATGGCCCGTGGCCGGGTCGAGGACGATCCGGCGCAGCTCCTTGCCGACCGGGGTGTCGCCGGGCTCGAAGGTCAGCAGGACCGTCTCTCCGCGCTCGACGAGCCAGTCGCGGAGCAGGCGCGACTGGGTCGACTTGCCTGCCCCCTCGCCGCCCTCGAAGCAGACGAAGAGGCCTGCCTCGGAGTAGACGCCGGCGCTCATCCGGTGGTCCTCACGGGCTGAACCCTACGGGTCGGGCCTGACAGCGAGTCAGACGCGGCGCACCTTGATCACGCGCTTGGCCAGCACCTTCTTCGAACCCGGCGCCGTGAGCTCGATGCGGACCTTCACGACCCGGCCGACCCGCAGCCTGCCGAGGCCCTTCCTGGTCAGCTTCACCGTGACCTTCGACTTCTTGCCCGCCTTGATCCCGTAGGACTTCGCCTTCGCCAACGCCTTGCCGCCCTTGGCCAGCTCCACCGTGAGCCTGCCGGCGCACGCGGCCCCCTTCGCGCACCTCACCGGCACGGTGAGCCTGCCCTTGCGGATCGGCGTGACGCCCTTGACGGCGGGCAGGGCACCGACGACGGCCGTCGTACCGCCCCCACCCCCGCCGCCACCCGGCGGGATCATGGTGACGCCGTCGCCGAGGTCGACGTTGGTCGTGCCGAGCTGGTCGGTGGTCACCCGCACGATCGAGTTGTTCTTGGCGTCGGTGAACCAGATAGCGCCGTCGGGCCCGAAGGTCAGCGACGTGGGCTCGTAGTTGCCGACCGAGCTGATCGCGCCGACACCGTTGGCCGCGATGTGCCCGATGCCGGGAGCCGCGCCCCGGTTGGTGAACCACATCTGCCGGTCGGGCCCCATGACCAGGTCCTGCGGCGCGGAGCGCGAGCCGGTCGACCAGATCTGCGTGCCCCCGCTGGCCGCGTCGAGGTAGCCGATCGAGCCCCGCGAGGGGCTGGTCAGGCTGCCGTCGGTGCTGCTGCGGGTGAACCAGATCGATCCGACCGGCCCGGCCGCCAGGCCCATGGGGTACGTCGCGTCGCTCGGCAGCGGGTAGGTGACGCCGCCTGCCGCGTCGGCGTTCACGCGCGTGATCGTGTCCTGGCCCTCGGCCGAACCGCCCTGGCACCACATCGCGCCGTCGGCGGCCTCACCGAGGACGTCGTCGCACGCCGGGGCGTTCGGGGACTCGGTCAGGGCGCCGGTCGGACCCAGCTTGACCACGAACGACCGGTCGTAGTTCATGGAGATCCACGCGGTGTTGTCGGGGCCGACCCGGATCTCGCCCGCGTAGGGGCAGACGTCGAAGACGCAGGGGTCGTCGGCCGGGAATCGCCAGTTGTTGAGCACCACTCCGGCCGGCGAGAGCCGTACGACGTTCTCGCCGTGCTCCGTCGTCACCCACACCACCCCGTCGGGTCCGACGTCGAGGCCCTTGGCGGGGTTGTCGACGCTCGAGTCCGTCGCCGGGAGCGGGAACTCCTGGATCGCACCGGAGGTGGTGATGCGGCCGACCTTGTTGGCCCCGCGCTCGAGGAACCACATGCTGCCGTCGGGCGCGGTGGTGATCCGCCCGAGGTTCGCGGCGCTCGTCGGCACGGGGAACACGTTGACCGCGGCGTGCGCGGGCGTCGTACCGACCACGACGAGGAGCGGGCTCACGAGGAGCGCGAGGGTGGCGAGCAGGGCTGTGCGAGCGCGGGTCATCGGGTCACTTTCGTCCGCGGCGACGCGTGCCTCCCATGACCACGCGTCCGGCCGTGCTTGACACCTCACCAGTTCGGAGCGGTTTCAAACACGGACCATCGGATGAACTGCCGCCCTCGAGCCAGGTCGCCGCCGAGGACCCGGGCACGTCGTGTGGCGATCCGGCGGTCAGGACCGCCGCAACGTCACACGTCCCGCGAGGTCAGGCCTTCTTGGCGGTCGTCTTCTTGGCGGTCGTCTTCTTGGCGGTCGTCTTCTTGGCCGCGGTCTTCTTCGCTGCGGTCTTCTTGGCGGTCGTCTTCTTCGCGGCGGTCTTCTTGGCCGGGGCCTTCTTCGCGCCCTTCTTGGCCGCCTTCTTGGCAGGACCGCGCTCGCGACGCTCGGCGAGGAGCTCGGCCGCGCGCTCGAGGGTGATCGACTCGACGGTGTCGTCCTTGCGGAGCGTGGCGTTGTACTCGCCGTCGGTGACGTACTCGCCGAAGCGACCCGCCTTCACGATGACCGGCTGGCCGGAGACCGGGTCGTTGCCGAGCTCCTTGAGCGGCGGGGTGGCCGCGCCGCGACCGCGCTGCTTGGGCTGGGCGTAGATCGCCTTGGCCTGGTCGAGCGTGATGTCGAAGATCTGGTCCTCGCTGGTGAGCGAGCGGGAGTCGGTGCCCTTCTTCAGGTAGGGCCCGTAGCGACCGTTCTGCGCGGTGATCTCGGTGCCGTCCTCATCGGTGCCGACGACGCGCGGCAGGTCGAGCAGCTGGACCGCCTGCTCGAGCGAGACGGTGTCGAGCGTCATCGACTTGAAGAGCGAGCCGGTGCGCGGCTTGGCCGACTTGGGCGCGTCCTCGGGCAGGAGCTCGGTGACGTAGGGACCGAACCGGCCGTTCTTGGCCACGATCTGCAGGCCGGTGTCGGGGTGCGCACCCACGACCTGCTCCTCGCCGGCCGGGTTGGCCAGCAGCTCCTTGGCCATCGCCACGGTGAGCTCGTCGGGCGGCAGGTCGTCGGGCACGTTGGCGCGCACCGGGGCACCGTCGCCGTCCTCGGACGGGGGGCCCTCGACGTACGGGCCGTAGCGACCCACCCGCAGGTTGATCCCGTCCTCGGGCGTGCCGATCGGGAAGGTCGCCATCTCCTTGGCGTCGATGTCGCCGAGCTCGGTCACGAGCGTCTTGAGGCCGACGATCTCGCCGGCGCCGTAGTAGAACTCGCCGAGCTCGGTGGCACGGTCCTTGCGACCGCCCGCGATCTCGTCGAGGACGTCCTCCATCGACGCGGTGAACTCGTAGGAGACCTGCCGCGGGAAGTGCTCCTCGAGCAGCCGGACCACCGAGAACGCCAACCAGGCCGGGACGAGGGCGGTGCCCTTCTTGTAGACGTAGCCGCGGTTGAGGATGGTGCCGATGATCGAGGCGTACGTCGAGGGGCGGCCGATCTCGCGGTCCTCGAGCTCCTTGATGAGGGTCGCCTCGGTGTAGCGCGCGGGCGGCTTGGTCTCGTGGCCCTCGGGGCTGAGCGTCGCGGCGGAGACGGTGGCGCCCTGCACCAGGTTGGGCAGCCGGGTCTCGGCGTCGTCCTTGCGCTTGGAGGCGTCGTCGATGTCCTCGACGTAGGCCTTGAGGAAGCCGTGGAAGGTGATCGTGCGACCGCTCGCGCTGAAGACGACGTCGCGGCCGTCGGCGGCGGCGCCACCGATGCGGATGGTGACCGAGTTGCCGACCGCGTCCTTCATCTGGGAGGCGACGGTGCGCATCCAGATCAGCTCGTAGAGGCGGAACTGCTCGCCGGACAGCCCGGTCTGCGCGGGCGTGCGGAACGAGTCGCCGGCGGGGCGGATCGCCTCGTGGGCCTCCTGCGCGTTCTTCACCTTCGAGGTGTAGGTGCGCGGCGAGTCCGGGACGTACTCGGCTCCGTAGAGCTCGCGCACCTGGTCGCGGGCCGCGCCGATGGCGGCACCCGACAGCGTCGTCGAGTCCGTACGCATGTAGGTGATGAAGCCGTTCTCGTAGAGCCGCTGCGCGACCGACATCGTCACGCTCGCGCTCATGCCGAGCTTGCGGCTCGCCTCCTGCTGGAGGGTGGTCGTGCGGAAGGGGGCGTACGGCGAGCGGCGGTAGGGCTTGGACTCGACCGAGCGCACGTCGTACGTCGTGTCGGCGAGGCCGGCGGCCAGCGACTCGGCGTCGGCGCGGCTGAGGTGGACGCGCTCCGCCCGAGAAGAAGAGCCGAGCCCCTTCAGCTCGCCGGTGTTGTCGAAGTCGGCGCCGCGGGCGACACGGACGTCGTCGACGGAGTGCAGCTTGGCCGGGAACATGCGCGGGTCGTGGCCGGTGCCGGCGTCGAAGGTCGCGTCGAGGTCCCAGTAGGAGGCGACGCGGAACTTCATCCGGTCGCGCTCGCGGTCGACGACCAGCCGGGTGGCGACCGACTGGACGCGGCCGGCGGACAGGCCGGACATGACCTTCTTCCACAGCACCGGGGAGACCTCGTAGCCGTAGAGGCGGTCGAGGATGCGACGCGCCTCCTGGGCCTCGACGAGGTCGTCGTTGATCTCGCGGGGGTTCTCGACCGCGGCGAGGATCGCGGGCTTGGTGATCTCGTGGAAGACCATCCGGTGGACCGGCAGGCCCTTCGGCGGCTTCAGCTCGTCGAGGAGGTGCCAGGCGATCGCCTCGCCCTCGCGGTCCTCATCGGTGGCGAGGTAGAGGGCGTCGGCGTCCTTGACCAGCTTCTTCAGCTTGGCGATGTGGCTCTTCTTGTCGCGCGGCACGACGTAGTAGGGCTCGAACCCGTTGTCGACGTCGACAGCGAGCCGGCCCCACGGCTTGTCCTTGATCTTGGCCGGGGTGTCCGCGGCGTTGTTGGGCAGGTCGCGGATGTGACCGATCGAGGACTCGACGACGTAGTCCTTGCCCAGGTAGCCGCCGATGGTGCGGGCCTTGGCAGGCGACTCGACGATGACGAGCTTTGCCACAGTTGTTGCTCCTCTATTTGCTTCCGGCGCCGCAACCGTAGCGCCACATCCCGAGATGACCAGCCCTGGTGGTCGGCCGCTTCCCCTGTCGTCCCACCGTGGACCACGTCCACCTTGGTACCCGAATCGTGCCCGGAGCGGTCCAGACCGGGCCGATTTCCG is a window of Nocardioides oleivorans DNA encoding:
- a CDS encoding alpha/beta hydrolase is translated as MKKVLALLVVLAVVLVTVVAVGLSFQGGSTDAPRPTPTPSPTTAPPASVTEAPASDLADLYAQRIDWQPCEANADQDCGTLTVPIDYADPQGETFELNLLRVPATGKRIGSLVVNPGGPGAPGTTYASLAGRVFREPVLQGYDVVGFDPRGTGRSDPVDCLTDAQLDAYLAGDPTPDTPAEVADYRAGVMSYGADCVANSDAIIGHVTTIEAARDMDVLRSALGEEQLTYFGASYGTKLGATYAELFPDRVGRFVLDGAVDVSLDAKSAALDQAAGFETALRAYVQNCLDSTDNCFLGDTVDEGLTTISDLLDSIEEEPLPAGDRELTVGNAFYGIIAPLYNRDYWFLLSTALGSAIDGQGSALMQLADAYSSRTSGGSYSDNSIEANYAINCLDDPTSVPFAKVPSLFGEFEQASPTFGDVFAWGMTGCRGVAVTSSEEPLDIRGAGAAPILVLGTTRDPATPLKWAEALSAQLDSGVLVTRDGDGHTAYNAGNDCINAVVEDYLVDGTVPDDGTTC
- a CDS encoding GtrA family protein, producing the protein MRRESVPSARDAASASILVGSRHQRVLAELGRFLTVGGVATVVAFVLFNGLVHGWGAGDRALLSDRPVLAYVLANTVGMVISYRGARSWAFRDRPPRQADGGRVAYVLINLVTMSLPIACLVVSRDVLGLDDPVSDNIAANVIGLALGLGARFYLFRRFVFRRPLG
- a CDS encoding MMPL family transporter, giving the protein MNRLTAAVLRHRVIVAVAWLAIAIAGGATASTTVDRLTFDFDLPGQPAYETNQRIVDEFGNGGLTDPLLLVVEGDDAASRADEVAQEVRSAVPGTRTVSPGDEGADVLATDAGSAVVVAYAPLTPGPESYAEAQPALEQVAEAASGDGTTVTLTGFSVLEEGGGDDRGLIVEVLIGGIGALVVLALVFGSLLAGLPLLVAAVSILGTFLALLGLTHLTDVSAVVEYLIALIGLGVAIDYSLLVVTRWREESAKGVANDEAIGAAMATAGRSVVFNGVTVAVSLAALVLVPIPFLRSIGLGGLLIPLFSVAVSLTLVPALLSAVGPRMNWPRRKPAVTRSRLWAAIATRVLRRRWLTVIGSVVVLLALAAPVLGLTLGTAQLSGLANGSAASRALVDAVADGVPAGVVRPTEVLASERDVPGAVEQLTGLDGVAAVVAPPGQEWSADRQSLLQVWTDTDPTTETGRATLQRVRDEADGLGVAVGGTPAEDADFIAAVYGKAGWVVLGVAVVTFLLLARALRSFWLPLKALALNALSLAAAYGVTVLIWQDGRGTELLFDRTATGAVTIWVPIAAFAFLFGLSMDYEVFILSRMREEYDDLMAASTSSAGASTEREATDRAVVEGIASTGRLVTSAALILFFAFIALSTVPTVEVKVLATALALGIAIDAVIVRGLLAPALVGVLGRANWTIPRVLSRALLLRPSEPRHLGTPGHVDPRHSAGRSSGRRGR
- a CDS encoding DNA polymerase III subunit delta' — translated: MTTTTTSVWDDLVGQRPTIELLKEAAAGHGMTHAWLVTGPPGSGRSNVARAFATALQCETQSGCGHCEACRLGMKGSHPDITWVRSETSVLYVNDMRDLVQSAAKFPSIGRWQIVVIEDADRLGTPENPRTGNALLKAIEEPTPKTVWLLCAPTVQDVLPTIRSRCRTLTLATPGTEDVARFLARNDGVSETIASFAARASQGHIGRARALALDEDTRSRRREVVSIPARLTTLGACMTAATNLADLAKEETEAITADAEKRELGELQAIFGSERKDLASRSYKAALSGLEKLQKQKAKRRVLDVIDRALMDLVSVYRDAIALSVGAPGQLVNEELRADVQVVARAASPDELLRMIDAIFTARDQMLEFNVPPLLALESMAVALRLPGGHR
- a CDS encoding OsmC family protein codes for the protein MPTRTARTAWNGGLQDGSGQVELTSSGVGTYDVSFPKRAAEDAGGTTSPEELIAAAHSSCYAMQFSALIAEAGGTPQALEVTADVSLGEDKEAGGFKLTGIKLTVRGEVEGLDDAGFKEAAEKAKAGCPVSKALTGVDITLDAALES
- a CDS encoding alpha-ketoglutarate-dependent dioxygenase AlkB — protein: MTDTALPLFGDDGRPGVPGVDESFATAHRVRLDEHSWVEHVPSWLTGADSLFDELLQGGAWEQRRRWMYGERTVEPRLTAQYDDLATAPALLLEAAQALTSHYGVTYDHLWVNLYRDNRDSTGWHGDGASTRRRECVVPVLSLGASRRFLIRPADGGPSSTFRPLAGDLIVMGGRCQSDWRHCVPKQTSPTGPRISVNFAASSQGRAD